The proteins below are encoded in one region of Williamsoniiplasma luminosum:
- a CDS encoding glycerophosphodiester phosphodiesterase translates to MLVAHRGFRSPKGENRMVDFIQALKICKAVEFDIRLTKDKRIIIFHDHHLRRIGHENTTIRKITYQDLCNLEFFQKNKDYLPPLFIEDFIAKISDQYKMINVEVKPDRYSVQEFKQLKTALDILRSTTKAEIVVSSFSVNVLKWITTLDAKNFKKGYLFEKPSEINWDLIKKFDYVHPYVGTVLQKRNQVLFAKINLPMNIWTFKENITVDKVKKLYDSKMIHAYISDNPNLKIEDKESKSWN, encoded by the coding sequence ATGCTTGTAGCGCATAGAGGTTTTAGAAGTCCAAAGGGTGAAAATCGAATGGTTGATTTCATTCAAGCCTTAAAGATTTGTAAAGCTGTCGAATTTGATATTCGACTAACCAAAGATAAAAGAATTATCATTTTTCATGACCATCATTTAAGAAGAATTGGTCATGAAAATACAACAATTAGAAAGATAACTTATCAAGATCTTTGTAATTTGGAATTTTTTCAAAAAAACAAAGATTATCTTCCACCATTATTTATTGAAGATTTTATTGCTAAAATCAGTGATCAATACAAAATGATTAATGTCGAAGTTAAACCAGACCGGTATTCTGTTCAAGAATTCAAACAATTAAAAACGGCTTTAGATATTTTAAGAAGTACGACTAAAGCTGAAATTGTTGTTTCTTCATTTAGTGTCAATGTTTTAAAATGAATCACGACATTAGATGCTAAAAATTTCAAAAAGGGTTATCTTTTTGAAAAACCAAGTGAAATTAACTGGGATCTAATTAAAAAATTTGACTATGTTCATCCGTATGTTGGGACTGTTTTGCAAAAACGCAATCAAGTGCTTTTTGCCAAAATTAATTTACCAATGAATATTTGAACGTTTAAAGAAAATATAACTGTTGATAAAGTTAAAAAACTTTATGATTCAAAAATGATTCATGCTTATATTAGTGACAATCCCAATTTAAAAATTGAAGATAAGGAGTCAAAATCATGAAATTAA
- a CDS encoding lipoprotein — translation MKKLLAILSIVGLTTTISTNVVACTQPTGVDIATINKTLFALASKFGEENKAWEKEKLEKLIVDQKIDIEGGITVEIISIQEPGITTTGKQTIAFKGNASNKNNFIYSGNTTIEYEFGNNKPQEPREITQAKIKEAVDGVVKHLKDTAYKNKSLVETKFGIGENRPMPGAAGEGLGFGKISEFQFQDQSIIKTNSKAGEREEITFSFKATIGLTSDAFKFANDVDPNKIYSFTGGRVWKPIELTKNDIDQFKEELKTQKLEFNNADEYLREIKKRITKTSLGQKEAIKFDELGNWDPGESIGPYNNLPNDSKYWSLISKIIIKPNEYIGYSFNKDVNKTVNLPVNLLQLDNSAEQSLEWNIFEKRIGDDMLVLPQFLKFGEKLDNSKFKTMQGQYLLDTKFTSPWIIRIPEAQPPLGEEDPWEEVGEPKYDEKQQFQKQIKEFIKPIDDENWNPNGLMRSTTKFGSKWVNDFKTNDKVLFFKQDKEGLAAIKKTLELSNKTNTLKELTKIKDVISVIKKDTFPGSQQFYNAILLQRQTDDKYKISSKVFSVKLVKVPPITEDE, via the coding sequence ATGAAAAAATTATTAGCCATTCTTAGTATTGTAGGTTTAACGACCACGATATCAACTAATGTTGTTGCTTGTACACAACCAACAGGGGTTGATATTGCAACTATTAATAAAACATTGTTTGCACTAGCTTCAAAATTTGGTGAGGAAAATAAAGCTTGAGAAAAAGAAAAATTAGAAAAATTAATTGTAGACCAAAAAATTGATATTGAAGGTGGAATTACAGTAGAAATTATAAGTATTCAAGAACCGGGTATAACAACAACGGGTAAACAAACCATCGCATTTAAAGGTAATGCCTCTAATAAGAATAATTTTATTTATTCTGGTAATACAACTATAGAATATGAGTTTGGAAATAACAAACCTCAAGAACCAAGAGAAATCACCCAGGCCAAAATAAAAGAAGCTGTTGATGGAGTAGTAAAACATCTAAAAGACACAGCATATAAAAACAAATCATTAGTAGAAACAAAGTTTGGTATTGGTGAAAATCGTCCTATGCCGGGCGCTGCTGGTGAGGGGCTTGGTTTTGGAAAAATTTCAGAATTCCAATTTCAAGATCAATCAATAATAAAGACTAATAGCAAAGCAGGAGAAAGAGAAGAAATAACTTTTTCTTTTAAGGCAACAATCGGATTGACAAGTGATGCATTTAAGTTTGCAAATGATGTTGATCCAAATAAGATTTATTCCTTTACTGGTGGTCGTGTTTGGAAACCTATCGAACTTACAAAAAACGACATTGATCAATTTAAAGAAGAATTAAAAACACAAAAATTAGAGTTTAATAATGCTGATGAATATCTTCGTGAAATAAAGAAAAGAATTACAAAAACTTCATTAGGACAAAAAGAGGCTATTAAATTTGATGAATTAGGAAATTGAGATCCTGGAGAATCAATTGGTCCATATAATAATTTACCCAATGATTCTAAATATTGAAGTTTGATATCAAAAATAATCATAAAGCCAAATGAATACATAGGTTATTCATTTAATAAAGATGTTAATAAGACTGTGAATTTACCAGTTAATTTACTTCAATTAGATAATTCTGCTGAACAATCACTTGAATGAAACATCTTTGAAAAAAGAATTGGTGATGATATGTTAGTACTTCCTCAATTCTTAAAGTTTGGAGAAAAATTAGATAATTCTAAATTTAAAACTATGCAAGGTCAATATTTACTTGATACAAAATTTACTAGTCCATGAATTATTCGAATACCAGAAGCTCAACCTCCTCTTGGTGAAGAAGATCCATGAGAAGAAGTTGGTGAACCTAAATATGATGAAAAACAACAATTTCAAAAGCAAATAAAGGAATTCATAAAACCTATTGATGACGAAAATTGAAATCCAAATGGATTAATGCGTTCAACAACAAAGTTCGGTTCTAAATGAGTCAATGATTTTAAAACCAACGATAAGGTCTTATTTTTTAAACAAGATAAAGAAGGATTAGCAGCGATTAAAAAGACATTAGAGTTATCAAATAAAACCAATACTCTAAAAGAATTGACCAAAATTAAAGATGTTATTAGTGTAATTAAAAAAGATACTTTTCCAGGTAGTCAACAATTTTATAATGCGATTTTACTTCAGAGACAAACTGATGATAAATATAAAATTTCATCAAAAGTGTTTTCGGTTAAATTAGTTAAGGTTCCACCGATTACAGAAGATGAATAA
- a CDS encoding ABC transporter permease: MKNKISRNLIEMPKDINVEEKLIKFKLIPFLKLIKFSFKSIIKELLFYILNISTLIVSIIIGVLLAFTKSGAQQVVIFNFFILFFVCCLMFVFILRMVQFFFNKNFEDKTTYIVLTNQVSRVRFFLAQYILILLVMIVNIVVSFLVINMFYAFCTLFKYDMFILRMTVCYLIYSIIAIFFLTNFIMCLIFIFTLQTTTIICTLLLALTFIANIPMSFVKLSEKSYTVTFQNGQILKVNDVYDAYTLNDNIAKGNIKYKHLSKYVYDSFIESKLNLDDFSSKDSIDSRIKIWSGLGLINHNPVVLKETNAKLFEKPLRDETVPKSWKRNNLFNIQLTLNNTFISENELDELIKNNEDDKTKNILLDLRNFTKEITNYFSDNVQYEKYDLFKDFFFLKAGMTNSYLENIKPENEKEKKYALKKEDVESFYNYTIRGNPGDGFKFSNIDDFIKQKMNFKLMYIAGILEKYFIKYSSNYLIMSTTPVAHNKGDWSEYEKGRKTMEYLSYFNLYNGLWMFYTKNLGFYYEDIWFAPASDSKIYLENQKNMFLGYPEYNIKLDSEGIIAKDTTNNYMKPWYYLAILLGISILSFTIALFRFRKYDFK, encoded by the coding sequence ATGAAAAATAAAATTTCTAGAAACTTAATCGAAATGCCCAAGGATATAAATGTTGAAGAGAAATTGATCAAATTTAAACTTATACCATTTTTAAAATTGATCAAATTTAGTTTTAAGAGCATTATTAAAGAACTCTTGTTTTACATCCTTAATATTTCAACATTAATCGTGTCAATCATTATTGGTGTATTATTAGCTTTTACTAAAAGCGGTGCTCAACAAGTTGTGATATTTAACTTTTTTATCTTATTCTTTGTTTGCTGTTTAATGTTTGTCTTTATATTAAGAATGGTTCAATTCTTCTTTAACAAAAATTTTGAAGATAAAACAACTTATATTGTTTTAACTAATCAAGTTAGTCGAGTCAGATTCTTTCTAGCTCAATATATCCTTATTCTGCTTGTCATGATTGTCAATATTGTAGTAAGTTTTCTTGTTATTAATATGTTTTACGCATTTTGCACACTTTTTAAATATGACATGTTTATTTTAAGAATGACGGTTTGTTATTTGATATATTCAATAATTGCAATATTCTTTTTGACTAACTTCATTATGTGTTTAATTTTTATTTTTACTTTACAAACAACAACCATTATTTGCACGCTTTTATTAGCATTAACATTCATCGCAAATATTCCAATGTCGTTTGTTAAATTAAGTGAAAAAAGTTATACAGTCACATTTCAAAATGGTCAAATTCTTAAAGTTAATGATGTTTATGATGCTTATACGCTAAATGATAATATTGCCAAAGGCAATATTAAATATAAACATTTATCTAAATATGTTTATGATTCATTTATCGAATCTAAATTAAATTTAGATGACTTCAGCTCTAAAGATTCGATTGATTCACGAATTAAAATCTGATCAGGTTTAGGATTAATCAATCACAATCCCGTAGTTCTTAAAGAAACTAATGCCAAATTATTTGAAAAACCATTAAGAGATGAAACAGTTCCAAAAAGTTGAAAAAGAAATAACTTATTTAATATTCAATTGACTTTAAACAATACATTTATTTCTGAAAATGAATTGGATGAATTGATAAAAAATAATGAAGACGATAAAACCAAAAACATTTTGCTGGATTTAAGAAATTTCACCAAAGAAATAACCAATTATTTTTCAGATAATGTGCAATATGAAAAATATGATTTATTCAAAGATTTCTTCTTTTTAAAAGCAGGTATGACAAATAGTTATTTAGAAAATATCAAACCTGAAAATGAAAAAGAAAAAAAATATGCCTTAAAAAAAGAGGATGTTGAATCATTTTATAACTACACAATCAGAGGTAATCCGGGAGATGGATTTAAATTTAGTAACATTGATGATTTCATTAAACAAAAAATGAATTTTAAATTAATGTACATTGCCGGTATTTTAGAAAAATACTTTATTAAATATTCTAGCAACTATTTAATAATGTCAACAACTCCAGTCGCACATAATAAAGGTGACTGATCAGAATATGAAAAAGGTCGTAAAACCATGGAATATCTCTCATATTTTAATTTATACAATGGCCTATGAATGTTCTATACAAAAAACCTAGGTTTCTATTATGAAGACATTTGGTTCGCTCCAGCTTCAGATTCGAAAATATATTTAGAAAATCAAAAAAATATGTTTTTAGGATACCCCGAATATAATATCAAACTCGATTCAGAAGGAATAATCGCTAAAGACACAACAAATAATTATATGAAACCTTGATATTATCTTGCGATTTTATTAGGAATTAGTATATTGAGTTTCACAATTGCACTATTCAGATTTAGAAAATATGATTTCAAATAA
- a CDS encoding lipoprotein, which translates to MKKLLTLLGAISLVAATSATVVACGGDKDKKPPVAVPDAKEETRALIEKLKNEVASKWNDEISRPMTYKAGFFAEEAVANEYSFFTKRNLKEVYDLSALNAKIVEAKAIVKGNKTQVAFDALQTAIEKAEEQLSNPTGAEANKKKLVEEIQKFYDSPDEPKIATNIVSAKAIITTFSDLSSEQISTRSSNLEELKISITTAEQALKVGVNKPQSAKNILQAAIDKAIAVAEEASAQGAKKILDQAVVDFNNVKDEENTFNFFSILTEGNNTAFRNNIENLLDPITKMKTLKSAISMQTYQIILGKFQNNWIEDIKFDYQNAQIQYVNNPTLRAEEKFIANITLDYSSKYKYNDAEDAVQSVNLSGKIRIIISDDQVFIETINDVHKTLAGNLMKSGNPLVWIDQNSLKSTYPEITDADIIGGNNNKYKAALAKYYKDKLSADLPKKIVEDYFRKSESPILKNIEPIANSIKPIGDKDMLEKSRLGAMNLKTIKMTKFYNQPNGQNGVIQAGELERQQVYLGNVGVSTPGLGGWAEKTLVDGTKAQNKTLYNDLKKTFENSKKSYTSKFITEDYSKVVKDASGDTKEPANMSDLQKTIVKHEQVKIQGMSFITPNGYKQELNPISIDLALAVDKTSMKEETVEGHAFAAYYKGIKHNLDVFHRFYGISKAEIDNLTPERQKALVFNMTGKPLDENGKEIEAIKNFNIWDYWAKIPEKQSFLNGKREPLGKSIFNQALNLRVNSAVENAKQIWNEYLFSKLIGSSEFDFQWKQTNPQGWDNLNTYKIDEKPKDLKPGLVLMPAAGPQYRQSIEFTIRNDLFNIKIGERFNKNDWATCHNSGNMTYTLIGKK; encoded by the coding sequence ATGAAAAAATTATTAACATTACTAGGTGCAATTTCATTAGTTGCAGCCACTAGTGCCACAGTTGTTGCTTGTGGTGGTGATAAAGATAAAAAACCACCAGTAGCAGTCCCTGATGCAAAAGAAGAAACCAGAGCCTTGATTGAGAAATTAAAAAATGAAGTAGCATCTAAATGAAATGATGAAATTTCAAGGCCAATGACTTATAAAGCAGGTTTTTTTGCAGAAGAAGCCGTAGCTAACGAGTACTCTTTTTTCACCAAAAGAAATCTAAAAGAAGTTTATGATTTAAGTGCTTTGAATGCAAAAATTGTCGAAGCTAAAGCAATTGTAAAAGGTAACAAAACTCAAGTAGCATTTGATGCGCTACAAACAGCAATTGAAAAGGCCGAAGAACAATTGAGTAATCCAACTGGTGCTGAAGCAAATAAAAAGAAATTAGTGGAAGAAATTCAAAAATTTTATGATTCTCCTGATGAACCAAAAATTGCAACAAATATAGTTTCTGCAAAAGCAATAATTACAACATTTAGTGATCTTTCTAGTGAGCAAATTTCAACAAGATCTTCAAACTTAGAAGAATTAAAAATATCAATTACCACCGCAGAACAAGCTTTAAAAGTTGGTGTAAATAAACCACAAAGTGCTAAAAATATTTTGCAAGCAGCAATTGATAAAGCGATTGCAGTTGCAGAAGAAGCTTCAGCACAAGGAGCAAAAAAAATATTAGATCAAGCAGTAGTTGATTTTAACAATGTAAAAGATGAAGAAAATACATTTAATTTTTTCTCAATTTTAACTGAAGGTAATAATACAGCTTTTCGAAATAACATCGAAAATCTACTAGACCCAATTACAAAAATGAAAACATTAAAAAGTGCAATTAGTATGCAAACTTATCAAATAATACTTGGTAAGTTTCAAAATAATTGAATTGAAGATATTAAATTCGATTACCAAAATGCACAAATCCAATATGTAAATAATCCAACACTTAGAGCTGAAGAAAAATTTATAGCAAATATTACTTTAGATTACTCAAGTAAATATAAATATAATGATGCTGAAGATGCAGTTCAATCAGTAAACTTAAGTGGAAAAATTAGAATTATAATTTCTGATGACCAAGTCTTTATTGAAACTATTAATGATGTTCATAAAACTTTAGCCGGTAACTTAATGAAGAGTGGAAATCCTTTAGTGTGAATTGATCAAAATAGTTTAAAAAGTACCTATCCAGAAATAACAGATGCTGATATTATTGGTGGTAATAACAATAAATATAAAGCTGCATTAGCAAAATATTACAAGGATAAATTAAGTGCTGATCTTCCAAAAAAAATTGTTGAAGATTACTTTAGAAAAAGTGAAAGTCCAATTTTAAAAAATATTGAACCAATCGCCAACTCAATTAAACCAATTGGTGATAAGGACATGTTAGAAAAAAGTCGATTAGGGGCAATGAATTTAAAAACAATCAAAATGACTAAATTCTACAACCAACCAAACGGTCAAAACGGTGTCATTCAAGCTGGAGAACTAGAAAGACAACAAGTATATTTAGGTAATGTTGGTGTATCAACACCAGGACTTGGTGGATGAGCTGAAAAAACCTTAGTTGATGGAACTAAGGCACAAAATAAAACTTTATATAATGATTTAAAAAAGACATTTGAAAACAGTAAAAAATCATATACATCAAAATTTATAACAGAAGATTACAGCAAAGTTGTTAAAGATGCTAGTGGTGATACTAAAGAACCAGCAAATATGTCGGACCTACAAAAAACTATTGTTAAACATGAACAAGTGAAAATTCAAGGTATGAGTTTTATTACACCAAATGGGTATAAACAAGAATTAAATCCAATTTCAATCGACTTAGCTCTTGCAGTTGATAAAACTTCGATGAAAGAAGAAACAGTTGAGGGACATGCATTTGCAGCATACTACAAAGGTATTAAACATAATTTAGATGTATTTCATAGATTTTACGGAATCTCAAAAGCTGAGATTGACAATTTAACCCCTGAAAGACAAAAAGCTTTAGTGTTTAATATGACAGGAAAACCTCTTGATGAAAATGGTAAAGAAATTGAAGCTATAAAAAACTTTAACATTTGAGATTATTGAGCAAAAATCCCTGAAAAACAAAGTTTTTTAAACGGAAAACGTGAACCATTAGGAAAATCAATTTTTAATCAGGCTTTAAATTTACGAGTGAATTCTGCAGTAGAAAACGCTAAACAAATTTGAAACGAATATTTATTTAGCAAATTAATCGGATCTTCTGAATTTGATTTTCAATGAAAACAAACAAATCCACAAGGTTGAGACAATTTAAATACATATAAAATAGATGAAAAACCAAAAGATCTTAAACCTGGGCTTGTGTTAATGCCAGCAGCTGGGCCTCAATATAGACAATCCATTGAATTTACTATTAGAAATGACTTATTTAATATCAAAATTGGAGAAAGATTCAATAAAAATGATTGAGCTACATGCCACAATTCTGGAAATATGACATACACATTAATTGGAAAAAAATAG
- a CDS encoding ABC transporter ATP-binding protein translates to MIRKTNIKEVQDLNKYEIVVRNFHKKFKDINIGPFSFEIEKGKINAILGSSGSGKSVFINSLLGATLSYKGNIYITGKDRKKFNSIEINSKIGFYTQMDFSLYPISAYAFLSNICNVMGIDQNLAKDRIEYWLKKFDLWTSKDKALRDFSWGMKNRMNLIICFIKEPEIMILDEPGSNLDSNWRNKTYDIMNEFIATTNCTIILVVHNINEVYDNIDNFIILERGQLLFAGTKKELGLYKKIKVYFEQNVDLELVEKILNENDILTFQPKPNEDSIIIGLKKHQTFNDLGILNSVNIKVKTVTSQQINIDEIQKALKDKEQPHIPKYAPIFKLENNAGQVYVENVPSIDDVQLSDESKDINLEQQEENPNEQILNQIFDQENDLDSLITLVTNLKENGYFNDTDEADIDSILLQQEKESNLAKLQAKAKAELVQKLQSKPKTQSQPKTQSKPKQKSQSKVVNAKKVSKIDKVVDTPKVLPTSKVPKLPKVTKVSTAQNISEINEAQTATIKLNCNENQILQNRIDEIRNRLNKTSNKHK, encoded by the coding sequence ATGATAAGAAAAACAAACATCAAAGAAGTACAAGATTTAAATAAATATGAAATTGTCGTAAGGAATTTTCATAAAAAATTTAAAGACATTAATATTGGTCCTTTTTCATTTGAAATTGAGAAAGGTAAAATTAATGCAATTTTAGGTAGTAGTGGTTCGGGAAAAAGTGTTTTTATCAATTCATTATTAGGTGCTACTTTAAGTTATAAAGGAAATATTTATATTACAGGTAAAGATCGCAAAAAATTTAATTCGATTGAAATTAATTCTAAAATTGGGTTTTATACCCAAATGGATTTCTCCTTGTATCCTATTTCTGCATATGCCTTTTTAAGTAATATTTGCAACGTTATGGGAATTGATCAAAATCTTGCCAAAGATAGAATTGAATATTGATTAAAAAAATTTGATTTATGAACATCCAAAGATAAAGCTTTAAGAGATTTTTCATGAGGAATGAAAAATCGGATGAATCTAATTATATGTTTTATTAAAGAACCTGAAATTATGATTTTAGATGAACCAGGTTCCAACTTAGATTCAAATTGACGTAATAAAACTTATGACATTATGAACGAATTTATTGCCACAACTAATTGCACAATTATTTTAGTTGTTCATAACATTAATGAAGTTTATGACAATATTGACAACTTTATTATTTTAGAAAGAGGACAATTATTATTTGCTGGGACTAAAAAAGAATTAGGATTATACAAAAAAATCAAAGTCTATTTTGAACAAAATGTCGATTTAGAATTAGTTGAAAAAATTTTAAACGAAAATGATATTCTCACTTTTCAACCCAAACCAAATGAAGATAGCATTATTATCGGTTTAAAAAAACATCAAACTTTTAATGATTTAGGAATTTTAAATTCAGTGAATATTAAAGTCAAAACTGTCACTTCTCAACAAATTAATATTGACGAAATTCAAAAAGCCCTCAAAGATAAAGAACAACCACACATTCCTAAATATGCACCAATTTTCAAATTGGAAAACAATGCTGGTCAAGTGTATGTCGAAAATGTTCCATCAATTGATGATGTACAGCTGTCTGATGAATCAAAAGATATTAATTTAGAACAACAAGAAGAAAACCCAAATGAACAAATTCTAAATCAAATTTTTGATCAAGAAAACGATTTAGATTCATTAATAACTTTAGTTACTAATTTAAAAGAAAACGGATATTTTAACGACACTGATGAAGCCGATATTGACTCTATACTTTTACAACAAGAAAAAGAAAGTAATTTAGCAAAATTACAAGCAAAAGCAAAAGCGGAACTTGTACAAAAATTGCAATCTAAACCAAAAACGCAATCCCAACCAAAAACACAATCCAAACCAAAACAAAAATCGCAATCAAAAGTAGTTAATGCAAAAAAAGTTTCCAAAATTGACAAAGTTGTAGATACACCAAAGGTTTTACCAACTTCAAAGGTTCCAAAATTGCCAAAAGTCACAAAAGTTTCAACTGCTCAAAACATTTCTGAAATTAATGAAGCTCAAACTGCAACAATTAAATTAAATTGTAATGAAAATCAAATTCTTCAAAATCGAATTGATGAAATTAGAAATAGATTAAACAAAACTTCAAATAAACATAAATAA
- a CDS encoding lipoprotein, translated as MKKLLTLLSTVSLITTISATVISCGSGIKNPNTGEKPKPDQGKDEINALIKNFENEVTSKWIQQVASPMSNKANLVDSETNNIDINFFSRENLERIYNKASQSPSSIINLEPRSDNPTNGGHKTFYEKHLDGVEQQRFVKSVETILSPIKMMSEMKKSIRQQMYQVLIGSLGNAWIEDIKFDYKNAKLNFTTLDGEETKNKFLANIELDYSAKYSYLDYENQKVNKELKTRVSITISDDGVIIETIKKVQKSLAADLMKDGSDLVWIDKNSLNGASAEDIVGGKTKKYETALNSYYTKNLIQNLQKEIKTKYFDKSNNSILKSTHISLKDSNDVIRSLSNTSQIGSLKLKDVKLTTLQGSEAGIIDAKEIERQKLYLGTTTTITSDPLYEDLKTAFKTQKNAYLDKFDQEYDEVIKHASIETENSNNFHIKPTIANHELVTFKGIQFHLSNGYSQNLNDINIDIAVSVDKKSTHENDVNGQIFKAYHNGAKKSLDVFHRFYGIKPTDIDELNSTSIMGQKGLLFYMTGKPLDEKGQEIDKNFNIWNYWKNLPSDKTFIKDKPNSKLITDGLNLNIDDGNGTVKKMKEEHFISQLVGTSTFSLDYSQKSSNNNDNERSFWLAERDKLEPGLRVKSSQDVSWTTLQLELKNDLFKIKFGDFETGKFDDSKFDFTLIAKK; from the coding sequence ATGAAAAAATTATTAACATTACTAAGTACTGTCTCGTTAATTACAACTATTAGTGCAACGGTTATTTCTTGTGGTAGTGGAATTAAAAACCCAAACACTGGAGAAAAACCTAAACCAGATCAAGGAAAAGATGAAATCAATGCTTTAATTAAAAATTTTGAAAATGAAGTTACAAGTAAATGAATTCAGCAAGTTGCTTCGCCAATGAGTAATAAAGCCAATCTTGTAGATAGTGAAACTAACAACATTGACATTAATTTTTTCAGCCGTGAAAATTTAGAAAGAATTTATAACAAAGCATCACAATCTCCTTCATCAATAATTAATTTAGAACCAAGAAGTGATAACCCAACTAATGGGGGACACAAAACATTTTATGAAAAACATTTAGATGGTGTAGAACAACAAAGATTTGTAAAAAGTGTTGAAACTATTTTAAGCCCAATCAAGATGATGAGTGAAATGAAAAAATCAATTAGGCAACAAATGTATCAAGTATTAATTGGGTCATTGGGTAATGCATGAATTGAAGATATTAAATTTGACTATAAAAATGCCAAATTAAACTTTACAACACTTGATGGTGAAGAAACCAAAAATAAATTCTTAGCAAATATTGAATTAGATTATTCTGCTAAATATAGTTATCTTGATTATGAAAACCAAAAAGTAAATAAAGAATTAAAAACAAGAGTTTCAATCACTATTTCTGATGATGGGGTTATTATTGAAACTATTAAAAAAGTTCAAAAAAGTTTAGCTGCTGATTTAATGAAAGACGGTAGTGATTTAGTATGAATTGATAAAAACTCTTTAAATGGAGCTTCTGCTGAAGATATAGTTGGTGGAAAAACCAAAAAATATGAAACTGCATTAAACTCATACTATACAAAAAATTTAATTCAAAATCTTCAAAAAGAAATTAAAACAAAATATTTTGACAAATCTAATAATTCAATCCTAAAATCCACTCATATATCATTAAAAGATTCAAATGATGTAATTAGAAGTTTGTCAAACACCAGTCAAATAGGTTCATTGAAATTGAAAGATGTAAAACTGACAACTTTACAAGGAAGTGAAGCTGGCATCATTGATGCTAAAGAAATTGAAAGACAAAAACTATATTTAGGTACTACTACAACTATTACTAGCGATCCTTTATATGAGGATTTAAAAACTGCGTTTAAAACGCAAAAGAATGCATATTTGGATAAGTTTGACCAAGAGTATGATGAAGTTATTAAACATGCATCAATTGAAACTGAAAATTCAAATAATTTTCATATCAAACCAACAATTGCAAATCATGAATTAGTTACATTTAAAGGAATTCAATTTCACCTATCTAATGGTTATAGTCAAAACTTGAATGATATTAATATTGACATAGCAGTTTCTGTTGATAAAAAATCAACACATGAAAATGATGTTAATGGTCAAATTTTTAAAGCATATCATAATGGTGCTAAAAAAAGTTTAGATGTTTTCCACCGCTTCTATGGAATTAAACCAACTGATATTGATGAGCTAAATTCAACTTCTATTATGGGTCAAAAAGGATTATTGTTCTATATGACGGGTAAACCACTTGATGAAAAAGGTCAAGAAATTGACAAAAATTTCAACATTTGAAATTACTGAAAAAATTTACCATCAGATAAAACTTTCATTAAAGATAAACCCAATTCTAAACTTATTACAGATGGTTTAAATTTAAACATTGATGATGGTAATGGTACTGTTAAAAAAATGAAAGAAGAACATTTTATAAGTCAATTAGTTGGGACATCAACTTTTAGTTTAGATTATAGTCAAAAATCTTCAAACAATAATGACAATGAGAGATCGTTTTGACTTGCAGAAAGAGATAAACTGGAACCCGGATTACGTGTAAAAAGCAGTCAAGATGTTTCATGAACAACTTTACAATTGGAACTTAAAAATGACTTATTCAAAATCAAATTTGGTGATTTTGAAACAGGTAAATTTGATGATAGCAAGTTTGATTTTACATTGATTGCTAAAAAATAA